The following proteins are encoded in a genomic region of Acidobacteriota bacterium:
- a CDS encoding type II toxin-antitoxin system VapC family toxin yields MTVLLDTNVVSELMRKAPDPAVAVWAAGHRLENLFFSAVGEAELRHGAAILPAGQRRETLVSDIERMLGEAFEDRVLPFDSGAARAYADIAARRRSTRRHVAPADCQIAAIARSRRMAVATRNVRDFEDAGIEVVDPWAAA; encoded by the coding sequence ATGACGGTGCTACTGGACACGAACGTCGTGTCCGAACTGATGCGCAAGGCGCCTGACCCGGCCGTCGCGGTGTGGGCAGCCGGCCACCGCCTGGAGAACCTGTTCTTCTCCGCGGTCGGCGAAGCGGAATTGCGCCATGGGGCCGCCATCTTGCCGGCCGGCCAGCGCCGGGAGACGCTGGTCTCGGACATCGAGAGGATGCTGGGTGAGGCTTTCGAGGATCGAGTGCTGCCGTTCGACAGCGGCGCGGCGCGCGCCTACGCGGATATCGCCGCCAGGCGCCGTTCCACGCGCCGCCACGTCGCACCCGCCGACTGCCAGATTGCGGCAATCGCCCGTTCCCGCCGCATGGCGGTTGCGACCCGCAATGTTCGGGACTTCGAGGACGCCGGCATCGAGGTCGTCGATCCCTGGGCGGCGGCATGA
- a CDS encoding plasmid stabilization protein, with amino-acid sequence MASITIRNLDDDVKTRLRVRAADNGRSMEEEARVILRDVVGRKPSSRHLTTIIRSHFGPANGVDLELPPRVPGREPPSFD; translated from the coding sequence ATGGCGAGCATCACGATTCGCAATCTCGACGACGACGTCAAGACGCGGCTGCGCGTGCGGGCGGCGGACAACGGCCGCTCCATGGAAGAGGAAGCGCGTGTCATCCTGCGCGATGTCGTCGGTCGCAAGCCGAGCTCCCGGCATCTGACGACCATCATCCGCTCGCACTTCGGCCCGGCCAACGGCGTGGACCTGGAGCTGCCGCCGCGCGTGCCCGGGCGCGAGCCGCCGTCCTTCGACTGA
- a CDS encoding carbamoyltransferase — translation MTTILGISAFYHDSAAALVVDGDIVAAAQEERFTRRKHDHGFPVHAIRYCLDEAGIAPEALDYVGFYDKPFLKLERLLETYLSFAPRGFRSFLRFVPLWTKQKLHLPREIARGLPGYRRQIVFTEHHESHAASAFFPSPYDEAAILTLDGVGEWATTAYGVGCGNRIELTHEIRFPHSLGLLYSAFTYFTGFKVNSGEYKLMGLAPYGEPKYVDRIRDHLIDLKPDGSFRLDMSYFDYCQGLRMTSRRFDALFDGPPRRPEAPITEREMDIAASIQAVTEEAMLRAARHVHAETGMRNLCLAGGVALNCVGNGRVLREGPFDNVWIQPAAGDAGGALGVALFIWHQLLDHPRGARTPDAQHGSLLGPCATDDDIRTLLDGAGAVYEEYADDASLCDAVADLLAREQVVGWFQGRMEFGPRALGSRSILADARSRDMQSVMNRKIKFRESFRPFAPSVLRERVADFFEMRPRQDSPYMLLVAPVRESRRTPLDEGGNGLRGLDKLKAARSDVPAVTHVDYTARVQTVDAERHGRYAALLRAFEAKTRCPVLINTSFNVRGEPIVCAPEHAYRCFLATNMDALVLERFLLRRQVQPNAATVDADAYLREFALD, via the coding sequence ATGACCACGATCCTGGGCATCTCTGCCTTCTACCACGACTCGGCGGCGGCACTGGTGGTCGACGGAGACATCGTGGCCGCGGCACAGGAAGAGCGATTCACCCGCCGGAAGCACGACCACGGGTTCCCCGTCCATGCGATTCGCTATTGTCTCGACGAGGCGGGGATTGCCCCGGAGGCGCTCGACTACGTCGGCTTCTACGACAAGCCGTTCCTGAAGCTCGAGCGGCTGCTCGAGACGTACCTCTCCTTCGCCCCGCGCGGGTTCCGGTCGTTCCTGCGGTTCGTGCCGCTGTGGACGAAGCAGAAGCTGCACCTGCCCCGCGAGATCGCGCGCGGGCTGCCAGGCTACCGGCGCCAGATCGTCTTCACCGAGCACCACGAGTCGCACGCGGCCAGCGCATTCTTTCCGTCACCGTACGACGAGGCAGCCATTCTGACGCTGGACGGGGTCGGCGAGTGGGCGACGACCGCCTATGGCGTCGGCTGCGGCAACCGCATCGAGCTGACCCACGAGATCCGCTTTCCCCACTCGCTCGGCCTGTTGTACTCCGCCTTTACCTACTTCACCGGCTTCAAGGTCAACTCCGGGGAGTACAAGCTGATGGGGCTGGCGCCCTACGGCGAGCCGAAATACGTCGACCGCATCCGCGACCACCTGATCGATCTCAAGCCGGACGGGTCGTTCCGCCTCGACATGTCGTACTTCGACTACTGCCAGGGCCTGCGCATGACGTCGCGCAGGTTCGACGCGCTCTTCGACGGGCCGCCGCGGCGGCCGGAGGCGCCGATCACCGAGCGGGAGATGGACATCGCCGCGTCGATTCAGGCGGTCACCGAGGAGGCGATGCTGCGGGCGGCGCGCCACGTGCACGCCGAGACGGGGATGCGCAACCTGTGCCTCGCCGGCGGGGTTGCGCTGAACTGCGTCGGCAACGGCCGCGTGCTGCGCGAAGGACCGTTCGACAACGTCTGGATCCAACCGGCGGCGGGGGATGCGGGCGGCGCCCTGGGGGTGGCGCTGTTCATCTGGCACCAGCTTCTCGACCACCCGCGGGGGGCGCGGACGCCGGATGCCCAGCACGGCTCGCTGCTCGGCCCGTGCGCGACGGACGACGACATCCGGACCTTGCTGGACGGCGCCGGGGCGGTGTACGAGGAGTACGCGGACGATGCGTCCCTGTGCGACGCGGTGGCCGACCTGCTGGCGCGCGAGCAGGTGGTGGGGTGGTTTCAGGGACGCATGGAGTTCGGCCCGCGCGCCCTCGGCTCGCGCAGCATCCTCGCCGACGCCCGCAGCCGCGACATGCAGTCGGTGATGAACCGCAAGATCAAGTTCCGCGAGTCGTTCCGCCCGTTCGCGCCGTCGGTGCTCCGCGAGCGCGTCGCCGACTTCTTCGAGATGCGGCCGCGGCAAGACAGCCCGTACATGCTGCTGGTGGCCCCGGTGCGCGAGTCTCGCCGGACGCCGCTCGACGAGGGTGGGAACGGCCTGCGCGGGCTCGACAAGTTGAAGGCGGCGCGGTCCGACGTCCCGGCGGTCACCCACGTCGACTATACCGCGCGGGTCCAGACCGTGGACGCCGAGCGGCACGGGCGCTACGCGGCGCTGCTGCGGGCCTTCGAGGCGAAGACCCGCTGCCCGGTCCTGATCAACACGAGCTTCAACGTGCGGGGCGAGCCGATCGTGTGCGCGCCCGAGCATGCCTACCGCTGCTTCCTGGCGACGAACATGGACGCGCTGGTCCTGGAGCGCTTCCTGCTTCGCAGGCAGGTGCAACCGAACGCCGCAACGGTCGACGCAGACGCCTATCTGCGCGAGTTCGCCCTCGACTGA
- a CDS encoding SGNH/GDSL hydrolase family protein, translating to MQSADGAVSGLPVLYTVHTVRTMSTSPAVRRPRTFRVLALLFGALLALVCLEIVARVLPVNESPQALSVNDANPIFRYRPNREFVWSAGWNFSAVNEVKVNNFGFVNDQDYDPDGTGALLAVIGDSFVEAFRVPFEHTCHGRLAARLNGTARVYSFGVSGAPLSQYLAYARFVRDTFIRPAGLAIVIIDNDYDQSLAKYGLQRGKHQFVERGGGRLALERSDLEFRPRYRLVRGSALARYVAINLGMARERTYRLFIGEDPDARVPEADRATWVVDSKRAVDTFLDMLPAASGLEPERIMFIVDGIRPRVYGSDVPESEKGVYREDVGYVDAMRRYFIENVVRRGYETIDLEPAFAAHYRLHRTQFDWLPLDEHWNALGHEVCSEAAAGSDLLRELNTRFSADAASPAP from the coding sequence ATGCAGTCCGCCGACGGAGCTGTATCGGGCCTACCCGTGTTGTATACTGTGCATACGGTTCGGACGATGAGCACGAGCCCCGCCGTTCGCCGCCCGCGGACGTTTCGCGTACTGGCTCTCCTGTTCGGTGCGCTCCTCGCACTCGTCTGTTTAGAGATCGTGGCGCGGGTACTGCCGGTTAACGAGAGCCCCCAAGCGTTGTCGGTCAACGACGCGAATCCGATCTTCCGTTATCGGCCGAACCGGGAGTTCGTGTGGTCGGCGGGGTGGAACTTCTCTGCCGTCAACGAGGTCAAGGTCAACAACTTCGGTTTCGTCAATGATCAGGATTACGACCCCGACGGGACCGGTGCCCTTCTCGCAGTCATTGGGGACAGTTTCGTCGAGGCGTTCCGGGTGCCGTTCGAGCACACCTGCCACGGCCGGCTCGCCGCGCGCCTGAACGGCACGGCTCGTGTCTATTCCTTCGGTGTGTCCGGAGCACCCTTGAGCCAGTACCTGGCGTATGCCCGGTTCGTTCGGGACACGTTCATCAGACCGGCTGGCCTTGCGATTGTCATCATCGACAACGACTATGATCAGAGCCTTGCCAAGTACGGGCTCCAGAGGGGCAAGCACCAGTTCGTGGAACGCGGCGGCGGCCGGCTCGCGCTAGAGCGAAGCGATCTCGAGTTCCGCCCGCGCTACAGGCTGGTCAGAGGATCGGCGTTGGCGAGATACGTGGCGATCAACTTGGGCATGGCGAGGGAACGGACTTATCGGTTGTTTATCGGCGAAGACCCGGATGCACGCGTCCCGGAGGCGGATCGTGCGACGTGGGTCGTCGACTCGAAGCGAGCCGTTGACACGTTTCTCGACATGCTGCCCGCGGCGTCCGGCCTGGAGCCGGAACGGATCATGTTCATCGTGGACGGCATCCGTCCTCGCGTTTACGGAAGCGATGTCCCGGAGTCGGAGAAGGGAGTCTACCGCGAAGACGTGGGCTACGTGGATGCCATGCGGCGCTACTTCATCGAGAACGTTGTCCGCAGGGGATACGAGACCATCGACCTGGAGCCGGCGTTCGCTGCGCACTACCGGCTGCACCGAACGCAATTCGACTGGCTGCCGCTCGACGAGCATTGGAACGCACTGGGACACGAGGTGTGCTCGGAGGCAGCGGCCGGTTCGGATCTGCTGCGGGAGTTGAACACTCGTTTCTCTGCGGACGCTGCCTCGCCCGCACCGTAG